The Sporomusa termitida genome has a window encoding:
- the pdxK gene encoding pyridoxine/pyridoxal/pyridoxamine kinase, which yields MTVVKALTVAGSDTSGGAGLQADLKTFQELGIYGMTALTVVVAQNPHNNWSHDVYPLPLAALEAQLETVLAGIGVDALKTGMLASSEVIELVAQKIDQYQVKNIVIDPVMVCKGTDEVLHPESTVSMKEQLAPRATVITPNIFEAEQLSGIRSIARVADMKAAAAKIYTLGPKNVLIKGGSKLNTANAVDVLYDGTEFIILENPKVATKFTHGAGCTYAAAITAGLAKGFAVPEAVRQAKEFITTALKHSFRLNQYVGPTWHAAHRLSD from the coding sequence ATGACAGTAGTTAAAGCACTTACAGTGGCTGGTTCCGATACAAGCGGCGGCGCCGGTCTGCAGGCCGATCTAAAAACTTTTCAGGAGCTTGGGATTTATGGCATGACCGCACTCACAGTCGTTGTCGCGCAAAACCCGCACAACAATTGGTCCCATGATGTGTATCCCCTGCCGCTGGCAGCCCTAGAAGCCCAGTTGGAAACAGTGCTGGCCGGTATTGGGGTCGATGCCCTGAAAACGGGAATGCTGGCCTCCAGCGAGGTCATTGAGCTTGTTGCCCAAAAAATCGACCAATACCAGGTTAAAAATATAGTGATTGATCCGGTCATGGTCTGTAAAGGGACAGATGAGGTTTTACATCCTGAATCAACAGTCAGCATGAAAGAACAACTGGCGCCCCGGGCGACCGTTATTACGCCCAACATTTTTGAAGCTGAACAATTAAGCGGCATTCGCTCGATTGCCAGAGTGGCTGATATGAAAGCAGCCGCCGCTAAAATTTATACCCTGGGCCCGAAAAATGTGTTGATAAAAGGCGGCTCTAAACTCAACACCGCCAATGCAGTTGACGTACTTTATGATGGTACAGAGTTTATCATCCTGGAAAACCCCAAAGTGGCTACAAAATTTACCCACGGCGCCGGCTGCACCTATGCGGCGGCAATTACCGCCGGCCTTGCCAAAGGCTTTGCCGTTCCCGAAGCTGTCCGGCAAGCCAAGGAGTTTATAACCACCGCCCTCAAGCATTCCTTTCGGCTTAACCAGTACGTTGGTCCCACCTGGCATGCGGCCCACCGGTTATCAGATTAA
- a CDS encoding PLP-dependent aminotransferase family protein, with the protein MLELLMLNPNSKEPLYIQLYQHYKNAIEQNRIVKGEKLPSIRGLAKSLAVSKITVEKAYQQLLSEGYISNYDRSRYTVNKFEDIRCETGAATAAAAPAYQPLPAEEATILYDFASGEMDINGFDFSLWKRYISKVFLNKERLVGYGHIRGEPELRTQIAKYIQKSRGVYTQPDQIIVGAGVQNLLNILCSLLKLEHQSIAFEEPGFKNGRRIFTDHAFAIIPVKMRQDGIAIEELVKSGTKLVYLSPSHQFPTGYIMPVGKRTRLLKWAQSVDGTIIEDDYDSEFRYFGRPIPALKGLDNAGRVVYLGSFSKVIPPSIRISYLVLPEHLLALYHQNSSLYNQAASTIEQLALAKFMEDGHLERQIRRLRKLYAEKNVLLFDAIRNILGEHVEVTDTESGLHTILSVKAELTAKDLVEKALAQGCRVAPVQDYYLESSQEKLPQIILYFSKIPANQIATAIRRLHQAWFA; encoded by the coding sequence ATGTTAGAGCTGCTTATGCTTAACCCGAACAGCAAAGAACCCTTATATATACAGCTTTACCAGCATTATAAGAATGCAATTGAGCAAAACCGGATTGTCAAAGGGGAAAAGCTGCCATCCATCAGGGGCTTGGCTAAAAGCCTGGCGGTGAGCAAGATCACGGTTGAGAAAGCATACCAGCAGCTGCTGAGTGAGGGTTATATCAGCAATTATGACCGTTCACGGTACACTGTCAATAAATTCGAGGATATACGGTGCGAGACGGGGGCAGCAACTGCTGCCGCCGCCCCCGCTTATCAGCCGCTGCCGGCAGAAGAGGCCACGATACTTTATGACTTCGCCAGTGGCGAAATGGATATTAACGGGTTTGATTTCTCGTTATGGAAACGATACATCAGTAAAGTCTTTTTGAATAAAGAGCGGCTGGTTGGCTATGGCCATATTCGCGGCGAACCGGAGCTGCGTACTCAGATCGCTAAATATATCCAGAAGTCACGCGGCGTTTATACCCAGCCGGACCAGATCATTGTTGGCGCCGGGGTCCAAAACCTCCTGAATATTCTTTGCAGCCTGTTGAAACTGGAGCACCAAAGTATTGCTTTTGAAGAACCGGGCTTTAAGAACGGGAGACGCATATTTACCGACCATGCTTTTGCCATAATACCGGTAAAAATGAGGCAGGACGGCATTGCTATTGAGGAGCTGGTTAAAAGCGGCACCAAACTGGTGTACCTAAGTCCCTCCCATCAGTTCCCGACCGGGTATATAATGCCTGTTGGCAAAAGAACAAGGCTGCTAAAGTGGGCCCAGTCGGTTGACGGCACGATTATTGAGGATGACTATGACAGTGAATTCCGCTATTTCGGACGACCGATTCCCGCCTTAAAAGGCTTGGACAATGCCGGACGGGTGGTATATCTGGGCTCATTTTCCAAAGTTATACCGCCGTCAATACGGATCAGCTATCTGGTGCTGCCGGAACACTTGCTAGCTTTATATCACCAGAACTCTTCCTTATATAATCAGGCCGCTTCCACAATCGAGCAGCTGGCTTTGGCTAAATTTATGGAGGATGGTCATTTAGAGCGGCAGATTCGCCGGTTGCGCAAACTGTATGCGGAAAAGAATGTGCTTTTGTTTGACGCCATTAGAAATATTCTGGGCGAGCATGTTGAGGTGACTGATACTGAGTCAGGGCTGCATACCATCCTCAGTGTCAAAGCAGAGCTAACGGCTAAAGACCTGGTGGAAAAAGCATTGGCTCAGGGCTGCCGTGTGGCGCCTGTGCAGGATTACTATTTAGAATCATCGCAGGAAAAACTCCCGCAAATCATACTCTATTTTTCAAAAATACCTGCCAACCAGATCGCTACGGCTATCAGGCGCCTGCATCAGGCCTGGTTTGCCTAA
- a CDS encoding ABC transporter ATP-binding protein, with protein MLKLENINTFYGHSQALENIAIDVQAGEFVTILGANGAGKSTIMKTIMGLVKAKTGTIYFNGRDISQLPPWDRAGIGIGYVPEGRRVFPDLSVEENLRMGAYSVRDDKVIAANIEKSYVLFPRLKERKSQLAKTMSGGEQQMLAIARALMLSPKLLLIDEISMGLMPILVNHSLSIVKKLNDAGLTILMVEQNANKALKVADRGYILKTGKIIMQDTSERLRNNAEVIKAYLGE; from the coding sequence GTGCTTAAACTAGAGAATATCAATACTTTTTATGGTCATTCCCAGGCCCTGGAAAATATAGCTATCGATGTACAGGCCGGCGAGTTTGTCACGATATTAGGGGCGAATGGTGCCGGGAAAAGCACCATCATGAAGACGATTATGGGGTTGGTAAAGGCTAAAACCGGCACCATTTATTTTAACGGCCGGGATATTTCCCAATTGCCGCCGTGGGATCGGGCCGGCATCGGCATTGGCTATGTACCCGAGGGGCGCAGGGTATTCCCTGATCTGTCGGTGGAAGAGAACCTCCGGATGGGGGCCTACAGTGTCCGCGACGATAAAGTGATTGCGGCCAATATTGAAAAATCATATGTCCTTTTTCCCCGGCTTAAGGAACGGAAAAGCCAGCTGGCTAAGACCATGAGCGGCGGTGAGCAGCAAATGCTGGCGATTGCCAGGGCGCTGATGTTAAGCCCTAAACTACTTCTGATTGATGAAATCTCAATGGGGTTAATGCCTATTCTGGTTAATCACTCGCTGAGTATTGTAAAAAAACTCAACGACGCCGGACTTACCATTCTTATGGTAGAACAAAATGCCAACAAGGCGCTGAAAGTAGCGGACCGGGGTTATATTTTGAAGACAGGAAAAATTATTATGCAGGATACCAGCGAGCGTCTGCGCAATAATGCCGAAGTGATCAAGGCCTATCTCGGGGAATGA
- a CDS encoding branched-chain amino acid ABC transporter permease, whose translation MYELVVGINIGIFILLALSLNVITGYAGQPSMGHAAFFGIGAYTAAVMTAKLGLSFWLSLPVAGIAAGVVGVLLGLVSLRVRDDFLAVTTIGVNFVAVAIFHYTPYLGSSYGLEVNKPVLFGTELGNPEFFALIVVLIILVCLLCVKIQNSWLGLALSGIRNNEEAAASLGIDVSRFKIIAFTIGTAIAGSTGAVYAHYMGFIYSSDFAFITSISILSMIVIGGMGTIRGAITGAIILGLMPEIFRFISDYRMLLYGGLLVFMMRFQPEGLLGENSFVWRKLSPCLNKAAAMMGLSSQRRISGDGKH comes from the coding sequence ATGTACGAATTAGTTGTAGGCATTAATATTGGTATTTTTATTCTGCTAGCCCTCAGTCTGAATGTGATTACAGGTTATGCCGGACAACCGTCGATGGGGCATGCCGCTTTCTTTGGCATCGGGGCCTATACCGCGGCTGTCATGACGGCAAAACTGGGTCTCAGCTTCTGGCTGTCGCTGCCGGTGGCCGGTATTGCCGCCGGGGTTGTCGGCGTGCTGCTGGGCTTGGTAAGTCTGCGGGTACGGGATGATTTCCTGGCAGTGACTACAATTGGGGTTAACTTTGTGGCTGTGGCCATCTTTCATTATACGCCGTATCTTGGCTCGTCCTATGGACTGGAGGTCAACAAGCCGGTATTGTTCGGCACTGAGCTTGGCAATCCGGAATTTTTCGCATTAATTGTTGTGCTGATCATTCTTGTCTGCCTGTTATGTGTTAAAATTCAAAATTCCTGGCTGGGCCTGGCGTTAAGCGGCATCCGGAATAACGAGGAGGCGGCCGCTTCGCTGGGAATCGATGTCAGCCGGTTTAAGATTATCGCTTTTACCATCGGCACGGCGATCGCCGGTTCAACCGGCGCTGTATATGCCCATTACATGGGGTTCATTTATTCCAGTGATTTTGCTTTTATTACCTCGATATCCATTCTGTCGATGATCGTAATTGGCGGGATGGGGACCATTAGAGGGGCAATTACGGGGGCCATTATTCTAGGCCTTATGCCGGAGATTTTCCGTTTTATCTCAGATTACCGGATGCTGCTGTACGGCGGGCTGCTGGTCTTTATGATGAGATTCCAGCCTGAGGGTCTGCTGGGTGAGAACAGCTTTGTCTGGCGAAAACTCTCGCCCTGCCTGAATAAAGCCGCAGCCATGATGGGACTAAGCAGCCAGAGGAGGATCAGCGGTGATGGCAAACACTAA
- a CDS encoding FAD-binding oxidoreductase — MSHSTSPRSIEELQHLLRLSSEAGRPLYVYRQGNDDGLTVDLQELNKIIEIDAANLVATVHPGVKLGTLASRLGEQGLRFMPADTPFYHDKTIGQLFYEGCSNISSLKYGYTKHFLMGSEIVLPTGELLKTGGKTVKNVTGYDFTRFFNAPYTDYGIAVKFLLKLLPLPESRRGLAATFAGLEQLLAFMRKLRDSRLVPAYLLWIDPGVQNLYQAGGQGPLVLLEFDGLAAETAEQAQHTLALIETYGGTIRAAADSYGRLASQWAALYRPGGNYVLTDEYKLAFTRQEEFIKQFYAIAEKFAVQAGLFGQLAEGKLNIALSRPEPEQGFIDAVLQAVIQAGGIAAGKYDRLAGRRGRGALAMLEQRAKAAFDPKMILNR, encoded by the coding sequence GTGAGCCATTCAACGTCACCACGGTCTATAGAAGAATTGCAGCATTTGCTCCGGCTCTCATCAGAGGCCGGCCGCCCGTTGTATGTCTACCGGCAGGGCAATGATGACGGTCTCACTGTCGATTTGCAAGAGTTAAATAAAATTATCGAGATTGACGCCGCTAACCTTGTCGCAACCGTTCATCCTGGTGTCAAACTTGGCACTCTTGCCAGCCGGTTAGGTGAGCAGGGCCTGCGTTTTATGCCGGCAGATACTCCATTCTATCATGACAAGACAATCGGCCAGCTGTTTTATGAAGGCTGCTCCAATATATCCAGTTTAAAATATGGCTATACCAAGCATTTTCTTATGGGCTCGGAGATTGTTTTACCAACAGGCGAGTTATTAAAAACCGGCGGGAAAACGGTTAAAAACGTTACTGGTTACGATTTTACCCGCTTCTTTAATGCCCCTTATACGGATTATGGCATTGCGGTAAAATTTCTGCTTAAACTGCTGCCTTTGCCGGAGAGCCGCAGGGGACTGGCTGCCACCTTTGCCGGTTTGGAACAGCTGTTGGCGTTTATGCGGAAGCTAAGGGACAGCCGGCTGGTTCCCGCCTACTTATTATGGATTGATCCTGGTGTGCAAAATCTATATCAGGCCGGTGGGCAGGGGCCGCTTGTTCTGCTGGAGTTTGACGGCTTAGCGGCAGAGACTGCTGAACAGGCCCAACATACGCTGGCCCTGATAGAAACATATGGCGGTACCATCCGGGCGGCGGCTGACAGCTATGGCCGGCTGGCCTCACAATGGGCCGCGTTATATCGCCCCGGCGGCAATTATGTATTAACAGATGAATATAAATTGGCATTTACCCGCCAGGAAGAGTTCATAAAACAATTTTATGCAATAGCCGAAAAATTCGCTGTACAAGCAGGTCTATTTGGCCAATTGGCCGAAGGTAAGCTAAATATTGCCTTGTCCAGGCCGGAGCCGGAGCAAGGTTTCATTGACGCGGTCCTACAGGCTGTTATTCAGGCCGGGGGGATTGCCGCCGGTAAATATGACCGCCTGGCCGGCCGCCGCGGGCGTGGTGCGCTGGCAATGCTTGAGCAGCGGGCTAAAGCCGCCTTTGATCCCAAAATGATATTAAACCGCTGA
- a CDS encoding (Fe-S)-binding protein, whose product MDNKYDEWQQQLVKCIRCGTCRSVCPVFQASDNENTTARGKVKLLEAVSEGKLALTPELQTRMSKCLLCKACVTGCPSGVKTDELFLSARRVLAAANGLPLAKRLAFTGLTYRRLFDLGLRTGAVFQNIVFKDAPDGIGKMARVSLPGAGLSQRRIIPPLATVPLRARLPETSRVVSPQARVAFYTGCMLNYVYPAAGEAIVKLLKAHNVEVVLPSRQSCCGTPAFTAGDYRVGRYLAEENVKILAAGNYDAVITGCASCGAALKHEYGFIIEDPELKKAWQLLAGKVQDITQFIADTGIKQDLRAVKAKITYHDPCHLVRGMGVAKEPRQLLAAIPGAEFVEMKDAAKCCGAGGTFSMTYYDVARTINDWKLDNAAATGAAILATGCSACRMHIADGLGQRRSPMQVVHTAEIMARAYGLE is encoded by the coding sequence ATGGATAATAAGTATGATGAGTGGCAGCAACAACTGGTTAAGTGCATCCGCTGCGGTACCTGCCGCTCAGTTTGTCCGGTTTTTCAGGCTTCAGATAATGAAAACACCACTGCCAGAGGGAAAGTTAAGCTGCTGGAGGCAGTCAGTGAAGGAAAATTGGCTCTTACTCCCGAACTTCAAACAAGAATGTCGAAATGTTTGTTATGTAAAGCCTGTGTCACCGGCTGTCCGTCGGGTGTGAAAACAGACGAACTGTTTTTAAGTGCCAGGCGGGTATTAGCGGCTGCCAACGGCTTGCCGCTGGCTAAAAGGCTGGCTTTTACCGGGCTTACCTATCGCCGGCTGTTTGACCTGGGCCTCAGGACTGGCGCCGTTTTTCAAAATATAGTCTTTAAAGATGCCCCTGACGGCATCGGCAAAATGGCCCGGGTTTCCCTGCCGGGGGCCGGACTCAGCCAGCGGCGGATTATTCCGCCCTTAGCGACAGTGCCGTTAAGGGCGCGCCTGCCTGAAACCAGCCGGGTGGTTTCACCCCAGGCCAGGGTGGCTTTTTATACGGGCTGTATGCTCAACTACGTCTATCCGGCGGCCGGTGAGGCGATTGTTAAGCTTCTTAAGGCCCACAATGTCGAAGTTGTCCTGCCGTCCAGGCAAAGCTGTTGTGGCACGCCGGCTTTTACCGCTGGCGATTATCGGGTTGGGCGATACCTGGCCGAAGAAAATGTGAAAATTCTGGCAGCCGGCAATTATGACGCTGTCATAACCGGCTGCGCGTCCTGCGGGGCGGCCTTAAAGCATGAATATGGTTTTATTATTGAAGATCCTGAGCTAAAAAAAGCCTGGCAGCTGCTGGCCGGGAAAGTGCAGGATATTACCCAGTTTATTGCTGACACCGGGATCAAGCAGGACTTGCGGGCGGTAAAGGCTAAGATTACTTACCATGATCCCTGCCATCTTGTCCGGGGCATGGGGGTGGCGAAAGAACCACGGCAGCTGTTAGCGGCTATACCCGGTGCGGAATTTGTGGAAATGAAAGATGCCGCCAAGTGCTGCGGGGCCGGCGGGACTTTCAGCATGACCTATTATGATGTGGCCCGGACGATCAATGACTGGAAGCTGGATAATGCCGCAGCGACAGGCGCCGCCATCCTGGCAACAGGCTGTTCGGCCTGCCGGATGCATATTGCCGACGGGCTTGGCCAGCGGCGGAGCCCCATGCAGGTAGTGCACACGGCGGAAATCATGGCCCGCGCTTACGGGCTGGAATAG
- a CDS encoding branched-chain amino acid ABC transporter permease yields the protein MIMQQVLNGLVIGGVYALTAMGAAMVYGILRILDLASAGAYAIGAYAGLFLYLATDNIVLSFTGAILLTGFFGTAVQKLLYIPMLNRPPIVPLIASIGLFIFIQDLLRLIAGPRIRVFNVQLPFSAWRTENLTVNPTWILIILLAAAFLALLWYILTRTRIGLAWRATAQDLEIAKAMGVNINKVVALNFFLGYSFAAAAGIMVGMLYSSVFPTMGDVPAYKMLALIVLGGLGSPVGTVIAALLIGLIETLVAGYIGFFLPRDAIAFVALIIILLIKPEGLISKKA from the coding sequence ATGATCATGCAGCAAGTATTAAACGGCCTGGTCATCGGGGGTGTATATGCACTAACCGCTATGGGCGCGGCTATGGTGTACGGCATCCTGAGAATCCTGGACCTGGCCAGCGCCGGTGCCTATGCGATCGGGGCCTACGCGGGCTTATTTCTCTATCTGGCAACCGATAATATTGTTCTGTCCTTTACGGGTGCCATTTTACTTACCGGTTTTTTTGGCACAGCCGTTCAGAAACTGCTCTATATTCCCATGCTGAACCGTCCGCCGATTGTGCCGCTTATTGCCAGTATCGGCCTTTTCATTTTTATTCAGGATCTGCTGCGCCTGATTGCCGGTCCCCGCATCAGGGTATTTAATGTTCAACTGCCATTTTCAGCCTGGAGAACAGAAAACCTGACGGTAAATCCAACGTGGATATTGATTATTCTGCTGGCGGCTGCCTTTTTGGCTTTGTTATGGTATATCCTCACCCGGACGCGGATTGGCCTGGCCTGGCGGGCGACAGCCCAGGATCTGGAGATAGCCAAAGCCATGGGTGTTAATATTAATAAAGTTGTGGCCCTGAATTTTTTCCTGGGTTATTCTTTTGCCGCTGCTGCCGGCATTATGGTCGGTATGTTGTATAGCTCAGTCTTTCCCACCATGGGTGATGTTCCGGCCTATAAAATGCTGGCCTTAATTGTGCTGGGCGGCCTGGGCAGTCCGGTAGGCACGGTAATTGCCGCCTTGTTGATTGGTTTGATCGAGACATTGGTTGCCGGTTATATCGGTTTTTTCCTGCCCCGGGATGCCATCGCTTTCGTCGCGTTAATTATTATCCTGTTAATTAAGCCGGAAGGGCTGATCAGCAAAAAAGCCTAA
- a CDS encoding ABC transporter ATP-binding protein: MANTKEKMLQVLNLKKFFGGLKAVNDVSFDVYKGETLALIGPNGAGKSTLFNTVCGVYAPTAGQILLSGQEIQGLKPHEIARRRVARTFQISHPCQDMTVLDNIIMAMGLSQYSSLTGIFGNSRTKGNIEKAEQLLDKVGILAQRDRRAGDLSLGYMRRLEIARALALEPLLILLDEPCAGLSNNAEAEFIEIINQLKAQGTTIMLVEHNMSIAMTVSDRVVVISYGEKIAEGVPQEIQSNPYVIEAYLGKDDDCA; the protein is encoded by the coding sequence ATGGCAAACACTAAAGAGAAAATGCTGCAGGTGTTAAACCTGAAAAAATTCTTCGGTGGTCTAAAAGCTGTTAATGATGTCAGTTTTGATGTATATAAAGGAGAAACCTTAGCGTTAATTGGCCCTAACGGGGCCGGTAAATCGACGCTCTTTAATACGGTGTGTGGTGTTTACGCCCCCACTGCCGGGCAAATACTGCTGTCAGGACAGGAGATTCAGGGGTTGAAACCGCACGAGATTGCCCGGCGGCGGGTGGCCCGGACCTTTCAAATCTCTCACCCGTGTCAGGACATGACTGTGCTGGATAATATCATCATGGCTATGGGGCTCAGTCAATATAGCTCGCTGACAGGCATCTTCGGCAACAGCCGGACCAAAGGGAATATTGAGAAAGCGGAACAGCTGCTGGACAAAGTGGGGATCCTGGCGCAGCGGGACCGGCGGGCCGGGGATTTAAGCCTTGGTTATATGCGCAGGCTGGAGATTGCCAGAGCTTTAGCGCTTGAGCCGCTGCTGATTCTGCTGGATGAACCCTGCGCCGGCTTAAGCAATAATGCGGAAGCAGAGTTCATTGAGATAATTAATCAGCTCAAAGCGCAGGGAACGACGATTATGCTGGTTGAACATAATATGTCCATTGCGATGACAGTAAGCGACCGGGTCGTCGTCATCAGTTACGGGGAAAAAATTGCCGAAGGGGTGCCCCAGGAAATTCAGAGCAATCCCTATGTAATTGAAGCTTATCTGGGAAAGGACGATGACTGTGCTTAA
- the serA gene encoding phosphoglycerate dehydrogenase, protein MKVLVSEQIAQKGLEKLTEEGAVVDIKTTLTRQELLEVIGDYEALIVRSNTKVNEELYQKATRLKVVGRAGNGVDNIDMEGATKRGIIVVNTPESNVVSAAELTLGLLFATCRNIPQLHNRLKDRVWDRSGLKGMELQGKTAGIVGLGRIGSLVATRLKSFGMNIIAYDPYISDTRFKNLGVEKKEKLADLMGACDILTVHTPKTEETYGIIGKEQFKAAKKGLTVINCARAGIVNEEALMEALQAKVVKRAGIDVLEGEPQATSPLLEFDNVIVTPHAGADTVEAQDNVGITVAQEVISALRGEMVPNAVNLPTLPIQAMDTIKSYLRLGETLGKMYYQLEKEAVDKVEILYRGEAAALETSVISLAILKGLFEPVLKERVNYVNASLIAKSRGVTVTESKESTTNNYLTLITLKVGSKGKVFTISGTIFGKGELRILEINGYEFDVNPMPYMLIAENIDKPGVVGQMGTLLGAGKVNIATMQLGRKTTDQRAMMVLTVDSEVSKETLDFLGGIEGILKVRFVKI, encoded by the coding sequence ATGAAAGTATTAGTTTCTGAGCAAATAGCCCAGAAAGGACTGGAAAAACTCACGGAGGAAGGGGCTGTAGTTGATATAAAAACCACTCTGACCCGCCAGGAGCTGCTGGAGGTTATTGGCGATTATGAGGCCCTGATTGTGCGCAGCAATACTAAAGTCAATGAAGAGCTGTATCAAAAAGCCACCCGCTTAAAAGTGGTGGGCCGGGCCGGCAACGGTGTTGATAATATTGATATGGAGGGAGCCACCAAACGCGGTATTATTGTTGTCAATACGCCGGAATCGAATGTTGTATCGGCCGCAGAGCTTACCCTCGGATTGCTGTTTGCAACCTGTCGCAATATCCCGCAGCTGCATAACCGGCTCAAAGACCGGGTATGGGATCGCTCCGGTTTAAAGGGCATGGAGCTGCAGGGAAAAACTGCCGGTATCGTGGGGTTGGGCCGGATCGGATCGCTGGTGGCCACCCGCCTGAAATCGTTTGGTATGAATATTATCGCCTATGACCCTTATATCAGTGATACCCGCTTCAAAAATCTGGGGGTGGAGAAAAAGGAAAAGCTGGCAGATCTGATGGGCGCCTGCGATATTTTGACCGTCCACACCCCCAAAACAGAAGAGACCTATGGCATCATCGGCAAGGAGCAGTTTAAGGCGGCGAAAAAAGGGCTTACGGTTATCAACTGTGCCCGGGCGGGGATTGTAAATGAGGAAGCGCTGATGGAGGCGCTACAAGCCAAAGTTGTCAAGCGGGCCGGTATCGATGTCCTCGAAGGGGAACCGCAGGCCACTTCCCCCCTGCTTGAATTTGATAATGTGATTGTCACACCTCATGCCGGTGCTGATACAGTCGAAGCCCAGGACAATGTCGGCATAACTGTGGCCCAGGAGGTAATCTCCGCCTTGCGGGGCGAAATGGTTCCCAATGCTGTCAATCTGCCTACCCTTCCTATTCAGGCTATGGATACCATCAAATCGTACTTACGGTTAGGTGAGACTCTGGGTAAAATGTATTATCAACTGGAGAAAGAAGCCGTTGACAAAGTGGAGATCCTGTACCGGGGCGAGGCAGCGGCACTGGAAACCTCAGTGATCTCCCTGGCGATATTAAAAGGTCTGTTCGAGCCTGTGCTCAAGGAACGGGTGAATTATGTGAATGCCAGCCTCATCGCCAAAAGCAGAGGGGTGACGGTAACCGAAAGCAAAGAATCCACGACAAATAATTACCTGACGTTAATTACACTTAAGGTTGGGTCAAAGGGTAAAGTGTTTACGATCAGCGGCACAATATTCGGCAAAGGGGAATTAAGAATTCTTGAAATCAACGGCTATGAGTTTGATGTCAATCCGATGCCCTATATGCTGATTGCGGAGAACATTGATAAGCCGGGGGTTGTCGGGCAGATGGGCACCTTATTGGGGGCCGGCAAAGTGAATATTGCCACTATGCAGCTTGGGCGCAAGACAACTGATCAGCGGGCGATGATGGTTTTGACTGTGGATTCGGAAGTGTCGAAAGAGACCCTCGATTTTCTTGGCGGCATCGAAGGGATATTGAAAGTCCGCTTTGTGAAAATATAG
- a CDS encoding DMT family transporter, with amino-acid sequence MLNWLQSFTLSERLKGVFLLAVTAVLLSTSGLGIKWIDWNPLAIAGARSGVAALVIWAAFRHSPISWNKAAVIGGVAYAAMMLTFVTAVKLTTAANVILLQYTCPVYVAILGAVFLNEKPGWQDLVTIGAVVGGMVLFFQEQMSADGLAGNLLAILSGVSMAVMTVAMRLQKEGSPFGSVLLGNGLTFFCGLPFIFSGSPGAGGWAAIVALGCVQIGLAYVLYSLAIKYVTALEASIITMIEPILNPLWVFLLLGEGPGFWSLVGGGIILLAIAGRYIIPAIKPQAAAGG; translated from the coding sequence ATGTTGAACTGGTTGCAGAGTTTTACGCTTTCAGAACGGCTGAAAGGTGTGTTTTTGCTGGCCGTAACCGCTGTCCTGTTGAGTACCAGCGGCCTCGGCATCAAATGGATTGACTGGAATCCGCTGGCAATTGCCGGGGCGAGGAGCGGGGTTGCCGCCCTCGTTATTTGGGCCGCTTTCCGGCATTCGCCGATCAGCTGGAACAAGGCTGCGGTTATTGGCGGGGTTGCTTACGCGGCCATGATGCTAACTTTTGTTACGGCCGTCAAGCTGACCACTGCGGCCAATGTCATTTTGCTGCAATATACCTGTCCGGTCTATGTCGCCATCCTGGGCGCTGTTTTTCTGAATGAGAAGCCCGGCTGGCAGGATCTGGTGACAATTGGGGCTGTTGTCGGCGGGATGGTGCTGTTTTTTCAGGAGCAAATGTCGGCAGACGGACTTGCCGGCAACCTGCTGGCCATCCTCAGCGGGGTGTCGATGGCCGTCATGACTGTAGCCATGCGCCTGCAAAAGGAAGGGTCGCCGTTCGGGTCCGTGCTGCTGGGGAATGGACTGACCTTTTTCTGCGGCCTGCCGTTTATATTTTCAGGCTCACCCGGCGCCGGCGGCTGGGCTGCTATTGTGGCCCTCGGCTGTGTCCAGATTGGGTTGGCCTATGTCCTGTATTCCCTTGCCATCAAATATGTAACCGCCCTTGAGGCTTCCATCATCACCATGATTGAACCGATCCTCAACCCCCTGTGGGTATTCCTGCTGCTGGGGGAGGGGCCCGGCTTTTGGTCGCTGGTCGGCGGCGGCATTATCCTGCTGGCTATTGCGGGCCGTTATATCATCCCGGCAATTAAGCCCCAGGCCGCTGCCGGTGGTTAA